The following proteins are encoded in a genomic region of Arachis stenosperma cultivar V10309 chromosome 4, arast.V10309.gnm1.PFL2, whole genome shotgun sequence:
- the LOC130975161 gene encoding uncharacterized protein LOC130975161, translating into MKNRGEAIKKLEFQVGYLSEKMPRPTDSFPSDTEKNPRGEAKKVRWEDCNMVTTNDKETEDKPSKLSEQPENTLVEKEKKDQQELEISQQELLRLYAPFPQLLKGAVGKRMYSRFLDSFASLNVNIPFIKVIQQMPAFIKYMKELLPRKSSLKGGQTIVINKGCSTLIQTQFPGKRKDPRSFHVPCAIGETNFDRALCNLGASINLIPLSLVKRLQINEILPTDVVIRLADKTQKQAVGMVENVLLKVGKYFLPTDFVILDMEESHLHPIILGRPFLAIARALIDVEKGELILRIHDEQLSFSVFELSLEKDEEDKEPSKGHHEILKEEASTEAQPAHPEIHWVDGQGQQQVPQVKEKLEEPKPPEVCEDINKSSSKKVATRSKKTAPGAKKKVPRGWRNKKIPTEDFSPGDKVISAYFTDIPPNLPTVPSQLPKVFTIN; encoded by the coding sequence ATGAAGAATCGGGGGGAAGCAATCAAGAAGCTGGAATTCCAAGTGGGATATTTGTCTGAGAAGATGCCCAGACCCACTGATAGCTTCCCAAGTGACACGGAGAAGAATCCGAGAGGTGAAGCGaagaaagtaagatgggaagaCTGCAATATGGTCACTACAAATGACAAGGAGACTGAAGACAAGCCAAGCAAGCTGTCAGAACAACCTGAAAATACCTTAgtagagaaggagaagaaagacCAACAAGAACTAGAAATCTCACAACAGGAGCTGCTGAGACTATATGCACCATTTCCTCAACTGCTAAAGGGTGCTGTGGGAAAGAGAATGTACTCAAGGTTCTTAGACTCGTTTGCATCTTTGAATGTGAACATACCATTCATCAAGGTCATTCAGCAAATGCCAGCATTCATCAAGTATATGAAGGAACTACTTCCCAGGAAGAGCTCACTCAAGGGGGGCCAGACTATAGTGATAAACAAGGGTTGCAGCACCCTCATTCAAACACAATTTCCTGGGAAAAGAAAAGACCCAAGGAGTTTTCATGTCCCTTGTGCTATAGGGGAAACAAATTTTGATAGAGCACTTTGCAatttgggagcaagcatcaacttaataccCCTATCCCTGGTAAAAAGGTTGCAGATCAATGAGATACTACCTACAGATGTAGTCATAAGGCTGGCTGACAAGACTCAAAAGCAAGCAGTAGGAATGGTGGAAAACGTGTTGCTCAAAGTTGGAAAATACTTTCTCCCAACAGACTTTGTCATCCTGGACATGGAAGAGAGTCACCTGCACCCAATCATATTGGGGAGACCATTTCTAGCCATTgctagagcactcatagatgtggaGAAAGGAGAGCTAATATTAAGGATCCATGATGAACAACTGAGCTTCAGTGTTTTCGAACTCTCACTGGAAAAAGATGAAGAGGATAAAGAACCGAGCAAAGGGCATCATGAGATACTAAAGGAAGAAGCAAGCACTGAAGCACAACCAGCTCATCCTGAGATTCACTGGGTTGATGGACAAGGCCAGCAGCAAGTGCCACAGGTCAAGGAAAAATTGGAGGAACCTAAGCCACCAGAAGTTTGTGAGGACATTAACAAAAGCTCATCAAAGAAGGTGGCCACCAGGAGTAAGAAAACAGCACCAGGggcaaagaagaaggtaccAAGGGGGTGGCGGAACAAGAAGATTCCTACGGAAGATTTCTCTCCAGGGGATAAAGTAATCTCAGCCTACTTCACAGATATCCCCCCTAATCTCCCCACTGTACCATCTCAGCTACCTAAGGTCTTCACCATCAACTGA